AATTATAACTGGTTAATAATAGAAAAGTCGAAAGATGTAGGGTCTATGCCCAAATACTGAAGGATATTCAACACGACCTCTTTGGTACAGCGATTATCCGGATTAATGCCGGGATGAAACAATAAATCTATTTTCCCATCACCCTCATCAGACTCACCAAGAATTTGCCACCCAACTTTCTGATTGATATGACAAATTGCCTTATTACATTGTAATTGGGTTCCTGCTATTGGGCCATTCGCTTTTTCTATATAATCATGTACTATTTCTTGTCCATATCCACTGCCCCACTCTTCTCTCTGAATGGCAATTGTCGGTGTACAGAAACCGTCTCTAATGCGAAGCAATAGAAAAGCTACAAATTTGCCGGGCTTGGCATAAGGCTCATAAAGATAGGCGTGGACATGATTTGAATTTTCATGCCACCAAGATTGTTGTGCTTCATAAGTTCTATGAGGCAAAGGGTGTGTACTAAGCATCTCAAGATTCTCATTATATATACACCGCATCAGCTCCACTTGCCATGCCTCTCGAACAGGAATACAGTTCAATTTATTCATTTTTATATTCTATAAATTCATCATAATCTCTTATATAATCACTCTCATCATACCCATGTGAAGCCAATACCAAACACACAGCCCCCGAAGAAAAATCATCCAACGTTCTCCAAATGCCGGGCACTACGTAAAGACCCTGATAGGGGCGGTTCAGCAGAAAAGTACGCTTCACGTTGCCATCGTC
Above is a window of Bacteroides helcogenes P 36-108 DNA encoding:
- a CDS encoding GNAT family N-acetyltransferase, which encodes MNKLNCIPVREAWQVELMRCIYNENLEMLSTHPLPHRTYEAQQSWWHENSNHVHAYLYEPYAKPGKFVAFLLLRIRDGFCTPTIAIQREEWGSGYGQEIVHDYIEKANGPIAGTQLQCNKAICHINQKVGWQILGESDEGDGKIDLLFHPGINPDNRCTKEVVLNILQYLGIDPTSFDFSIINQL